The Acanthopagrus latus isolate v.2019 chromosome 6, fAcaLat1.1, whole genome shotgun sequence genome includes a region encoding these proteins:
- the arl6ip5a gene encoding ADP-ribosylation factor-like 6 interacting protein 5a, translating to MAKVELTPLRPWDDFFPGSERFAKPDTRDLAKWNNRVVSNLLYYQTNYLALAVAVFLIVGFLNPLGMFTAMAVVSAVFLGSVWAGENRAIINNFKRQNPTAFVIAVMVASYLLISLLGSVMVFMTAITLPLTLICAHASFRLRNMKNKLENKIEGAGLKRSPMGILLEALGQQEENFQKIQSFLEGKLKE from the exons ATGGCTAAAGTGGAGCTGACGCCGCTCAGACCATGGGACGACTTCTTCCCTGGCTCGGAGAGGTTCGCGAAGCCGGACACGAGAGATTTGGCGAAATGGAACAACAGAGTTGTCAGTAACCTGCTGTATTATCAGACAAATTATCTGGCTTTGGCAGTCGCTGTTTTCCTCATCGTCGG GTTCCTGAACCCTCTGGGGATGTTCACAGCCATGGCCGTGGTGTCGGCCGTCTTCCTGGGGTCAGTGTGGGCCGGAGAGAACAGAGCGATCATCAACAACTTTAAGAGGCAGAACCCCACTGCGTTCGTGATCGCTGTCATGGTCGCCAGCTACCTGTTAATCTCTTTGCTGGGAAGCGTCATGGTGTTTATGACTGCAATCACTTTACCTCTGACCT TGATATGTGCACACGCTTCGTTTCGCCTCCgcaacatgaaaaataaactggagAACAAGATCGAGGGGGCCGGACTGAAGAGGTCACCCATGGGCATCTTGCTGGAGGCGCTGggtcagcaggaggagaacTTTCAAAAGATCCAGAGCTTTCTGGAGGGAAAACTGAAGGAGTGA